A stretch of DNA from Pagrus major chromosome 22, Pma_NU_1.0:
TATTTGAACAGCATAAATTTCCGCTGACTCTCGCTGACTTTTACAGGGTTTCCACAATACCTTGAAATCCTTGAAGGTTTTGAAATTAAGGGAAATAATTAAGGTCATGAGAGTTTTTTAAAATAGACatgaataaacataataaacatttatttttattgttgtctgTGAGCTTCTGTAAAGCCTATATTATAAAAAACAGTATTTAATCTTGATCTGTGTTTCAAACTATGCCATTTTGGATCCTTGAATTTAAGGGAGTCTGGCCTGGAATAACCGAGATAAGTCCATGAATTTGATGCTTAAGGTGTGGGAACCCTGCTTTCACAGCAAAGTACAGTGTCATCTTTGCTGTCTTCTCTTCAGTGACGaactaaacaaacagcagctcaggAGCAAGGATAGTGCAGTGCTAAATAAATTAGCAGTGTGTTCCTACTTTCACCTGCTCTGCAGTGCTGatacaacaataaaaagtaGGCGGTTAACAGACACGCTTTCtggtttttgtttgattttttttaaaaacgttGCAGCCACAATGTTTTGACAGATTGTTAGTGTGGGTTGGCAAACATACTGTAGCTGTTCATTTTTGGTTCAGTAATCTTCTCTCTTGTTTCTCGATTTATCGACCAGCAGAAAATAAATTCCAATCTTTGAACAATTTCAGTCATTAATTGCGTTTGCAGGATAGTGCtaaacaacatactgtatttacattttctttgacaTTATTTTGGTCtgtaattaaagaaaaaaaaaaggcataatCTCCCAACAAAAGAGtatagaagaaaaacaacacaacacaacatgaaagAGTTTCTGTAGAAATGTGTGGGCTGACACTACTGCTTATTGCGCCAGCACTTTTTACGAAATGCAACCTATTGGGTGTCAAAAACTAACAGAAGAGCTGCTTTGGTCGTTAGCTCATATCAGAGTAAGCTATTTTAGGACATGTAGATTTAGAAATTTCTTGAAGTGTAAACTAGATGCCATCCTTTAAATATTGTCATAATACTGGTGCAGTATCTATGAGTTGAGTGAAAATATTGTGGCAATATCACCCAGCTTTATATCTTTGGATATTTGTGATATTTCTTaaactaaataatgaatcagCTAATTGAAAACAGTCAGAAGTCAGataaagacacaaagaagaGCTGCCAGCACAGCAATGTTTGAATAAGTCAATGCAATCAATGAGCAGacagaaataacaataaatataatacGGAGAAtcagaatgagtgtgtgtgtcatctgtttCAGTGGGGGACGGGCGGATGGGCCATTCTGAGGAAGCGCCTTATGATGCTATCCATGTTGGCGCAGCAGCACCTACTGTTCCTCAAGCTGTGAGTCTCTCTGAATACTTTAAGAGCTGATGATCAAGGTCACATTCTCCCAATTCACTTCAGAAGAAGTAGTGAAAAAGAGCACTTAAAGAGAAAGCAAATTTAATGCAATTTTGTGTTTCAAACAGGATTTAAATAGCAGTGCTGGAATGCCTTTTTAAAGCCCCGTTTCTCTCCCAGCTTCTGGATCAGTTGAAGCCGGGCGGCCGGCTGATTCTGCCCGTCGGCCCGGCCGGTGGAAACCAGATGCTGGAGCAGTACGACAAGATGGAGGACGGCAGCACCAAAATGAAGCCCTTGATGGGGGTGATTTATGTGCCTTtaacagacagagaaaagcagtgGTCCAGGTGGAAGTGACTTCCttctccccttcctccccctctctccttctcacaGTGGCAAAGGTGAAATGGTGTGGCTTGGAGCAGGCAATGGATCACAAGGGGCTGCGTTTTGCTgcttgttgacattttttgcttCTTCCATACCATACCAACTAAGCTGCAcgtttccttcattttttttttttaactcgtAGACCCAAATTGGGTCAATAAAACCTGCCTGACTAATGAAATTTGAAATCATAGTCGTAGTTTTGGAACccaaacacaaaagaaatagCAGCAGTGTGAAGGCATATTCTTGGTTTTCAAGAGCATGGCTACTTTGTCAACTTGAAGACACTAAAACCCAACTCTCCATTTGTTCTGTTTGGTCTTCTACTCTGTGAGATGTAGACAAAAACCAATAACTgtttgtattttactgtgagAACCTTTATTAAAGTTTTGCATGCGATTCTAACTCTTGACTTTCTGTTTGCATGACTGTAGAATGATTTAGTTTCCTGCATGCTGCTCTTCTTTTCTGCCCTTCCTGACATTTGACTTCTGTTTCTCACAGGGATGAACTTTGAAGAGGAAGACGGTCCATAACTCACCTTTAAGTTTAAACCTGGAGAAAACTTGGATGGGGTCGAACAGCCCATGGCATTTTAACAAAACATGCTCTTTTTGTTTAAATCTAACGATGGACAAGAGTATCACATTGATGACAGCCCAGACGGGCTGGGAAGAGAGACTGAAGCTCAGCGCAGAAATGTCGGAGAAGGCTTTTCGTTTTTCTTTTCAGGCCTGCATCtttttggttgtgttttcaATTTCAAACCGCtggatttcagtttttttgtggTTTATCATTTGAATTACAATCAGCCATTTTTACAGTCTTACATTTCAGCAGCATCAAAGCTGAATGTAGGAACGCCGGACAGTGACGGGGAAAGCTTGAAACTTTTAGATAATTCACGTAGctacagcgtgtgtgtgtgagtgtggatcATCTAACTATAGACCTCTCTGCTAACATATGAGCTTTTTTCCCTTGCCAGCAGTAttaggaacacacacacacaggcaacacAATGGCTGATGTAACCCACACATCCTGTTTGATGTGCAGCACTCTTGAGTCATTCTACACATAGAGTAAGCAAAGCATTCTGAATATACTCCAAAGAGAGCGGAGCACTAATAACATTGACACCCGTGCACATAACAGGGCTGTGCTTTTCACCTGGTGATGTGTTGCTTTCTGCTGCCGGTTTACCATTAACAATTTGTGCAGGCTTTTCTGGTGACTGACACTAAATGAGATAGTCACTGCTTTGCCAAAATAAACTCCAACAATATAAAGCAAATGAATGTCTGTTTTCTTGAAATCAAtaagcacattttattttgggtgatCGAATGATGGATGATATTTGGCTTTCACAGTTTCTTGAATGGcttatgaaaataaagagatgcttatgtttttgtctgccttttgttattgaatgttttgtgtGCAGGCTCGTGTCTAATATGTATTTCATGAGAAATTATTGCAAACAGCTGAGGTGAATATTTTAGAAAGTACGACCCCACCCTACTGtgaaagtttgcaaaaaatttctattttatgtgatttaaacatttattctaTGTTAACTGTATTTGCTGTCTAAATGCACCATTTTCACACTGCCAAGAAtataaatcaatacaaaaatgttatttaattatAATTGTATAGCTCGTGTAATCGTCTCAGTTCCTATAAACTAAGGGTGaatgacctcagtgtcctcagtcaTGGATCGATTACTAAAGGATGTACTGGGCCAGACTATttgaaatgacaaacatttcTCTGCAAGAgtaaatgactacaaagagaccaaacaacagactcaaaacaactacgAAAACTaaggaaacaaagagacaaattGTCTATAGAGACACAAAAGTAccacaaacagacattaaacTACTAAAAGACACAATAGACCTGCCAAAGGACCGAATTAGtacaacaaaataattacaaagTGACACAGAACTActggaaaaatgacacaaaatgacttGCAATGAAACAAAGGCACAAAACAACTAGAGAGACACAAAAGTAATGGAAAGAGAAATAAATCTACCACGAGAGGGGAGAGACACAAGTACCACAGACAAAActacaacaaagacaaaaataccGCAGTCAAAAAAATACcataaagagacaaaacaactgCAAAGTGACACAAAATTACAAAGGGACACAAAATATAACAGATATACTAAATGTTGCAAAGGGATAAAGCTACTCACatagagacacaaaacaacaaggaAAGGACACAAAACTatcacaaacataaaacaactagAGAAGAACGATCACAGACACAAAAGTATCAGAAACACGTAGAACTAcgaagacacaaaacaactacaaagagacaaaatattgcagacaaaacaacaaaaggacacaaaacTATCAGAAAGATACCAAATGACCTCCCTTTCAAACTGTGTGCTCCTATGAAAAAGGGGTGAGGGGCCTGTTTTATAATCCAACCATGTCCTCAGTGGTTATGTAACGATGTGCTGTGGAAATGTTTTGCACCTTTGTAAATTACTGACACATCAGACCAGTGTTTTTGATATATAATAAACTTTAATATCTCACATGAAAGACAGCACTTTGAAGGAATACATCTGCGCAGATAGAGCACATACTCCACACAAGATTGCTTAGTAAAGAAAAATATGCAACAAACCTTCGACAGGAATAGAATTTGAACAATACAATTTACTATGGCTTTATATGATGCTGAGAAACTTTAGGAAGAAGCTGTAGATTCCTAATCTGTCAAAACGTGCTAGACAGGCACTCCAATGTGTCACATCTCTGCCTTCAGGCAAGTTAACTCAGGTAAAATGTACAGCAAATATATGGCACATTAGTGTCACCCAGTGGCAGAAATACAGCACAATTTTGTGCAGCACTTCTTTGATGTCAAAGTAACCCGTAACTGAGGATCAAATGAATTTTAATAACAGGTCTTTTACCGTATGTATCCAAGAAGTCATTTTGAGAATATAGACATCTATGTATCAGTATCGTACTAGGAATGTTTACTCTTTCATCGTGGATTTACAATCATATTTTCTTAGGACAACATAAATATGAATTCACAAGCATCTGAATATGTGTCAGTGGCTTTGAAGGCAGCATCAATCAACAGCAGATTTACCAGTCAGACGCGTTCATCAGTGTGTTCAGAAACGTTCATGACAGCAGAGTTGGGATGTTTCCAACCTGAAGTGAGGACAAATCAGAAATTTCAAAAAGTCCTGGCTCAGGCTTCCCATGGTTCTGTATCTCAGATCTCGGAGCGCTTGTATTTGCTGCCCGCAGGTGTTTGGCTACAGGTACATGCCGTTGATGAGGTAATCTGACTCCTCTGTGGTGAGGGGTCGGGCTTTCTTCAGCTTGTGACGAACGAGTCTGAGACGACAGCCGAtcatgagcagcagcagggcggTGATGATGAGGCCGAGAGCCAGCGGAAGGATTGCACCTGCAGAGGGAAACAGCAGAGCATGACACATAAAGAAGCACAAGAGGGACACATAAGAGCTGAGACCCAATGCAGTACAATGATATAAAACCAAATTGTTCATGTTACCTGACTCTGGTCCTGGATGTCCTCCCATTACTGGAAATGTTTTGGAGATGGGGATGTCACTCTCTGGTTGGCTCTGGGAGATTTTAGGGGCAGCTTCAAGACAAGATTAGGAAACATTCATCAGTTAACACAATGTTACTGGTATGTCACTGAATTTTTACTAAAATGCACTTTAGCTTTACCAATCTCAGTCTGTTTGGTGATTGGAGGAGCCACGGTTGCTGGTTTGAAAGCCGGACCTGAAAGATGTTTCcatgaaaaatttaaaattataACATTTTGATGTTGTTGCAAAATTaggtgaaaaaaagaaaaagtaaaaagtgtaGATTCTCACTTTTTTGTATACATTCACTGACACAGTCCGACacctgcaggaagttgttatggTTTCCCTGGCAACCGCCATAAAGGAAGTGTTTGCATTCTCCTGCATTTTGGTCGTAGTACCAGCGTGGGAATGTGCCTTTGCAGGGTCCAACAACAGGAGCTGAAGCACATGGAtctacagagaaagagacaatcAAATTCTTATTTACTTTTGACAATTTGATCTTACACATATTAAGACATGGAGTCAGCTGAGATGATTAGCTAATTGATCTAAAGTTTACCTTGAATGAAAGAAAATTGTTCCACAACAATTTTTGTGATAAACAATTCACTTATACcttctgtgtctgtatgtggGTCCTCTATGAGATGTATGACTTCAAGTTCGACTTTTGTGCAATAAAGCCCCTGTACAGTACCCactggcagacagacacagttagtgTGGAACATTTAGGAGCTAAAGGAGTTGGTTGGGTTCAagacagagctaaaagagagcaAATATTGGACTGATATTTACCAGGTGGCCTGaaacactactcaaaatgaatgctaatgttgctccacgTCTTCTGGAAGCTGTTTACTAACACTTTCACCAGATTAACTATATTTATGtttgtcaatgttgtgtttagcTTGTTGCCCCTGAGTGTccaaatcaatcaattaatatAGATTGAAGAggataaactttattgatccttaGAGAGTCAATGCATTCCTGTCAACAACGATACACAACaaccaacagagaaaaaggttttatttttgatgtCATTCAACAtgacttctctcctctctctctctctcctaaaCTTAGTTTGCATGTAGACATGACTGATGGACTGAGCATTCGTGACAAGAATAAAAGACTCCTGAAAATGCACCCCACCCATGAAATACCTGCGGTGAAATACCAATGGGGGGAAGAAGTCCTTTTGGTCAGTCTCAGCCTGATTCAGGGATCAGATGGCGGAGGGGACAGAGGAGCTTTGTTCCAGCAGGCAAAGAGCTGCTTTCCCAGGGAATGCAGAGTGGCCCTGTGGCTTTGCCAGCATTTTGAGCTCAGTTCTATGACTCAATGACTGCCTGCAGGGGCTCCATCTGCTTCTATGTCCAGATACTCACTAAaatccctctctgcctctttacAAAGGGATACTGCACTAATGACACAGTGATGGAGGGTCTTATTGTTGGGCAAATGGTCTAACAGGTAGAGCtgtagtaaaaaaacaaaaaacaaacacttattACATACTACCACTCTATTTTGTATCACCACAGTGCAGAGCAATTTTAGCCAGGTTTCAATTTAACCAAATTTTGAAAAAACtggcaaaagaaaatgcaaatgaatggCGCTGTGTGCAGTGAGTGGCACCAATTCTCCAGTAGAAAACCATGAGACaactgcagaagaagagggcgCAACAAGCCAATATATGAGAGCACCTAGTCGAAcctaaaaaggcaaaaatgtaGACAATCTGATGAAATGTATTAATGTGAGGAAGGTTACATTAGATCTGTGCAGAGCGATGAAGAGAACCTGCTGCtattttttgtctcttcagTCGGAACAGAAACAGCTCGTTGTTCATGTGAGTTAAATGTTCACTATGTCGGAAAAAATATGGAACAGGTGTTTCCATCTCCCATTAATGTCACGCTGAGAGCAGAATGCAAGACGGCAGGCTGGCAGATCAGTCGCAGaacatttattgaaaaataaGCCACGGGAACAGGATAACTGCACAGCAGGATcaggcaaacacaacagataACGTGACGAGAACTGaacaaaagactggacttaaatagAAACTAAACTGACGAGGGGACGAGGCGCAGGtggagagaagcagaaaaacacaggtgagggtaatgaaCAGGGGAAAcaagagagcagagaaagagcTGATATGCTGGgaagaacactgggaacagggctggGCTGACAAAGGTTTGgtagtgcaggtgtggagggaaagcagactggggaggaACATAAGAGCACTGGAAACATGCAtaagacaccacaaaaaccaagaaacatataaaacacagaaatgacgGGACCATGAAAATTATGCGCATTAACTCTTCAAAAGGGGGAAAAACCACCTCAAGCGAGTCTTTGGCCATTTCCATCAACCCTTTCTAGAttcttgaaaatgaaaacacacccttttgtcttgtttcttgTCGTGTAACAGTGTGTAATAAAGCCCTTCAAACACAAGCACAATCTTACCCTGACTGACTGGAGCCTCTTGTTGACTGGGACTTTGTGGAGGAGTGGCTTTGCTCCTGTCCTGAGGTGGTACGATGGTCTCTACGGTCTTTCTGGGCCCAGTCATGTTGTCATCCCCGGCCTCCTCTGTCTGAGCTACAGGCAGATGAGGGCTTGAGGGATCAGCAGGGTGGGTCActgtcttcctgctgctgtcaactaaagaaattaaatgaacaaCAGAGAGGTTGtcaatgttttgtttgcttgtgCTCTTCCTTTATTCTTGCATTCCATTAACTGATCCAGACAATACaatagattaaaaaagaaaatggtttcTTACAGTTTGGACAGAAGTCTTCATCAGAGCGGTCTGGACAGTGCTGCTTCCCATCACAGGCGTATGTGATGTCAATACAGCAACCGTCATCACACTTGAACTGGTAGTTTGAACAGTGACCAGTACACACTGTGGGCACAGAAAGATACAACTAGAAATATTAACACCCAGATTTTATTCATGTGAAAGTAAtattgtatcttttttttcaatgttgtAGCATCATCGACTTCTCTTCAGTTTGCAAAGAAGTAGAAGAGCtatattttcacatgaaacAATAACCCTGGATTTTACTGGAAACAATTGGGAAGGAGCTCACAAAAGAACACAACAAAGCTGCATGTTTTTTGAACCCATCACCTTCTGCTTGGTGTTTTGGTGCCAGCACTGTGACGGAGACGTTGTCAGAGCTCTTCTGGCCCGCCGTGTCAGTGACAGTCATCTGGAAAGTGTAGACACCCTCCTGGAGACCACTGATCTTCAGCAGCCCTGGATGAGTCGCCTTCAACACATACAAAAATAGGTTAAGGATGGGCAACAATTCTGCTCTCAGATTTTAATAAATCACGTGCACAATTTTCAAAACCTCTAAAGTTTACATCTTTTAAACAGAAGTTAGTTGCAGGCTACAAAATCTGATGCCATCAtcgtttgtttttaaaacttctttGGCTGGGAAAAGTATGCTTTAATTCTACATAACTGCTTctgtcagttcacccaaatcacaaaaATAGCCCTGCTCTTTCAGTATGCAGTCATtgtatatatattgttgttttGCCTAGATTTATCCCCTGCCAAGACAGATACGAAAGGATTTTTCTTGTGGTTCTAGTGCATAAGTGcacaaaaaattacatttgctTGGTGCCCTTGGGGTCCAATTAAGgcacaaaatgcacaaaaaactcaaataaaacatttgaaatacagATCAAATCctctttcatcatttttatttcatatcacAATCTAAATTTATTGTAAAATCAATCAAGAATTTGTTAATAGATAAAATAACCAGTGAAGAATGTCTTTTCTGGCTAATCAGCAAAgtaaatgctcaaaaaaatcaaagtaacTAAAAAGAAAGAATCCAATATTAccataaaaaagtcaaagttattgATTTACAATACTGCCCACAATGGCCTGATATACCTTTTGGTGCTAAAGGGATAATTAAAATGGCATAAACAGTACTGCAAAATCTTTAACAGTGGACAAGCTAATATCGCCTGAAGGTATATATCTTCATAccactcaaaaaacaaaattttaaaGACTCAACTGCAACATGTCTTTCCCAAAAAAACATGTCTCAGTCACTCAGGATAATGCCCTGAGCTTGCTGTCAAGTGTTTTGACTGGAACTGTTTTATGTATAAGGTAGAAAAGGTGAAATTGACCACAGATTTAAGTGTGATTATAACATATTGTACTAAACACTCCACATGTTGCCTCTGGCTGTGAACAGCAGGCAGCCTCCAACATTGCTGCTGTCCTTGAGGCAGGTTTGGACGTAATAATCTCTTATCTCTGTTGGTACAGCAAGGCATTATGGAGCTTGTGTTGACTTAACTAATATAAACACGCAATTTGACACTGGTGTCTGTGAGGGCGATTAGTGACAATTAATTCTGCAAATTCAAACATTAGAATCATCTGATCCCTGAAAGAAGAGAATAATAGAGCTATTGCTGTTTATTTTGCTAATTCAGtctgtttttccttcagtgtttgttGTCAGTTGTTTTCATTCTCACATGAAGCACTGAAATGAAACTCGATAAAGTCATTTTAATGCAAGATGGCTCTGCTACCCGCTGAATAGACTGACTTTCATGTTAATGGCTGTGTCCCCTCTGACGAGTGTCCATTCATAGTGGTTGATGCCGTGGTCGTCCACACTGTCCCGTCCGTCCAGGACAGCCCAGTCTGTGGGCAGCTGGATCACCACATCCTGTCCAGCGTCACTGCGAGGAGGCTCATCCACATCTGCAGAATCAAACAGGAAAACCATGCTAATATAGAAGATAATTCCTACATGACTAGCTTATTTAATTAATTCTTGCTTTATTCCATTGTAGTTGAATACAAAATATGTTCTTTTTACTCTATTGCAGTAGGATGAGTAGTAGTAAGTAGAGATGTCTTTACTATTTTGGGGTGTGCATTTGGATATAAGATTGTACTTATTTGACTTTAGTTATCAATTAAtactgctgattattttctcaatgaatGTTTGATgaaattgtggaaaaaaatgccTGTGACAATTTCCTTTAGTCAAAGGTGATGTCTTTAGTTATCTTATTTTGTCTGACTAGCgatccaaaactcaaagatgttcagtttagAATGATATAAAACTTTGAAAAGCACGCTGAAACAAGAGAATATgtggtatttttgcttgaaaatgtgtttaaaagatTATTTGACCTTCAAAACACTTGgttaattttctgttgtttctccAGACAATTAACttacttattattttatcatttcttcGATTGTACTAGAAAGACCACTTTTCTTGCTAGCAAACAAATGGAGGAGATCATTACGGTCATAAAACACCTGCTCTCGTTCTCAGAGTCCTGATGACATTTTGCAGGCTTGAAACTGAAAGGCAAATCATTAACCCACCCTGCCTGTTTTAACAAGATAAGTAGCTGTTGCTTGTGGCTAAACCTAACTTGCTGAGATCTAAGTTAGGAAGTGTATATAAGACTTGATGTACTTTCCATCAAATCTGATGGAGTGCTGTCAGGGGGCTAAACAAACTGCTTCGAATAGTGAAAAGAATTGATCTTTCATACTCCCTTTGGGCTATGGAGGATCAAGATAAAACCTCTAAAACCCAATAAAGTTTTATGTAGCCAAACCTTAAGGgaaaaaattgcaaaaacaaCCACCAGTTACTGCCTCTTTTTGTTATTGTATGACATGCTCATGAATAATTAACTAACTTTCCAGTAACCATCACGAGTCATCGATCATCTTACCATTTCCCTGTCGTACTTGTTCCtcttcattcattttctatCACAAGCAAAAGCTTAGCCATTTTTCTACATAATCTACATGTTAattaagtcaaaaataaaaataaatgggtAAAATATTAAATCCTTTATAATGTGTTCATTATGACTGAAATTCTCCTTCctgagttttatttatgtattgagcagcagtgttttagctaaaacacactcacacaattGGTTATTTAAGAcataatttaagttttaaaggtgcaatatgtaggaattggccACCTGACAAATttatattcaaaacaaatcaaaccagagtaaccgctaactgctgctaattgtagctgccgcaagctagttagctcagttagccatgcagctagcagttcggACTGGAAGCTAGGGGATCACGTAAGTATTTATAGGGCTCGCATAGGAGCTTTAGACTGGAAAGAACCGGGgcttagctggttagcatgctaatttctgcaacataatacagaggcatcaaaatgtcaaaactgctatttatttaacttaatccttttttttcttttattttaacttttaactagAACtttttacatattgcccctttaatgaataaACCACTGTGTAAAATAACTATCAGGGTATCCATATTTAATAGTTGACCATAATGTGATAACTAACCATCATTTTTGCCTGGTAAAACAATTACTAATTAAATTAGTTAAGATTTAATTAGAAAACAATACAGCAAATTGTTAACTATCAATACATGACAATTTTCTAAAACATGATCAGTCATATCGTTAATTTATATCCAGGGTTCTGTATAACTTGATATGTGTGATGTCCCACCTTGTGTATCATCCTCCTCAGGATGTCCTTCCCCGGGCCTCCGGGCTGAGCCTCCGGGTGAAACAGGGAGGTGTCCCTGCGTTGTGTTGGCGGTCCGGCTGTACGTGCTGAAGCCTTCCTGCGGAGCGAAGGAGCAGACATTTTTGTTCCTGTAGGTGCAGTTGAACAGGTAGCAGCTGAGACTCTCCCCGGGCTGCCTCGGGTCCTCCTGGACCACCGCCACGGTGCAGTGAGGCTGGGAGCAGCAGGCGTGCAGGCAGTCCTTCCAGGTGTACACGCTCTCCGGGGCCAGCAGGAAGGTGGCCCCCTGCTCGATGGAGGCTTTGGCCTTGATGATGCGCTCCCCGACGGCGTTGAAGTCGCCCACACACGAGTCAATCACGTCGCCTACCTTGTACGCTTggtcctgctggagctgcttgCGGAATTCCTCCAACAGCTCCTCCACCCCTGTTATTTTGGATTTGAGGTCCGATATCGGCGAAGAGCGAGCGTCGACATGTTGGCCTGCGGCCAGCAGCACAACACAAGCGAGCAGCAGCCAGGGATGCTGAGACGGAAGAGCCATGT
This window harbors:
- the lrp11 gene encoding low-density lipoprotein receptor-related protein 11, which encodes MALPSQHPWLLLACVVLLAAGQHVDARSSPISDLKSKITGVEELLEEFRKQLQQDQAYKVGDVIDSCVGDFNAVGERIIKAKASIEQGATFLLAPESVYTWKDCLHACCSQPHCTVAVVQEDPRQPGESLSCYLFNCTYRNKNVCSFAPQEGFSTYSRTANTTQGHLPVSPGGSARRPGEGHPEEDDTQDVDEPPRSDAGQDVVIQLPTDWAVLDGRDSVDDHGINHYEWTLVRGDTAINMKATHPGLLKISGLQEGVYTFQMTVTDTAGQKSSDNVSVTVLAPKHQAEVCTGHCSNYQFKCDDGCCIDITYACDGKQHCPDRSDEDFCPNFDSSRKTVTHPADPSSPHLPVAQTEEAGDDNMTGPRKTVETIVPPQDRSKATPPQSPSQQEAPVSQDPCASAPVVGPCKGTFPRWYYDQNAGECKHFLYGGCQGNHNNFLQVSDCVSECIQKSPAFKPATVAPPITKQTEIAAPKISQSQPESDIPISKTFPVMGGHPGPESGAILPLALGLIITALLLLMIGCRLRLVRHKLKKARPLTTEESDYLINGMYL